One Cellulomonas taurus genomic region harbors:
- a CDS encoding class I SAM-dependent methyltransferase codes for MTADQPGPMADAGYREVADAAATGAGRLWWDANAAEYLDEHGEFLGDDDFCWCPEGLREVDARLLGDVRGRRVLEVGSGAAQCARWLAGQGAEVVATDVSGSMMAAAARIGGGFPLVQADARALPFPDASFDTVFTAYGAIPFVPDAERVHAEAFRVLRSGGRWVCSVTHPIRWAFPDDPSERGLTADRSYFDRRPYVETDAAGRVLYAEYHRTLGDHIAELVGAGFVLDRLVEPEWPDGHDRTWGGWSRLRGEHIPGTAILVAHKP; via the coding sequence ATGACTGCAGACCAGCCGGGTCCGATGGCCGACGCCGGGTACCGCGAGGTGGCCGATGCCGCGGCGACCGGGGCCGGGCGGCTGTGGTGGGACGCGAACGCCGCCGAGTACCTGGACGAGCACGGCGAGTTCCTGGGCGACGACGACTTCTGCTGGTGCCCGGAGGGACTGCGCGAGGTGGACGCCCGGCTGCTCGGCGACGTCCGCGGTCGACGGGTGCTGGAGGTCGGGTCGGGGGCGGCGCAGTGCGCACGCTGGCTGGCCGGTCAGGGCGCCGAGGTGGTGGCCACCGACGTGTCCGGGTCGATGATGGCGGCCGCCGCGCGGATCGGCGGCGGGTTCCCGCTGGTGCAGGCCGATGCCCGAGCACTGCCGTTCCCGGACGCCAGCTTCGACACGGTGTTCACCGCCTACGGCGCGATCCCGTTCGTGCCGGACGCGGAGCGGGTGCACGCCGAGGCGTTCCGGGTGCTGCGGTCCGGGGGTCGGTGGGTGTGCTCGGTGACGCACCCGATCCGGTGGGCGTTCCCGGACGACCCCTCCGAGCGCGGGCTGACCGCCGACCGGTCCTACTTCGACCGGCGACCGTACGTGGAGACCGACGCGGCCGGGCGGGTGCTGTACGCCGAGTACCACCGGACGCTCGGCGACCACATCGCGGAGCTGGTCGGCGCGGGCTTCGTGCTGGACCGCCTGGTGGAGCCGGAGTGGCCCGACGGGCACGACCGCACGTGGGGCGGCTGGAGCCGGCTCCGCGGCGAGCACATCCCCGGCACCGCGATCCTGGTGGCGCACAAGCCCTGA